A genomic segment from Pollutimonas thiosulfatoxidans encodes:
- a CDS encoding carbonic anhydrase → MERETMAEECCPTNLRNISHFEAAVRRFRSDHYQRSPELMHALSTKGQAPATLIIACSDSRVDTGVLLSAQPGELFTVRNVANLVPPYLQGSGLHGTGAAIEYAVRDLKVDHIIVLGHAQCGGIKAMLGMAEGHLPDRDFVGEWVSMAMNATELYLNADKPEERQKVSLALLKDNPGLAERAAVTGSLHNLLTYPWIKERVEAGTLALHGWWFDIETGDLWRTEPGTMQLLPID, encoded by the coding sequence ATGGAGCGAGAGACCATGGCCGAGGAGTGCTGTCCGACCAATTTAAGGAACATATCGCATTTCGAGGCGGCCGTGCGCCGCTTTCGCAGCGATCACTACCAGCGTTCGCCAGAGCTTATGCACGCCTTGTCCACCAAGGGACAAGCCCCCGCAACCTTGATCATTGCCTGCAGCGACTCGCGCGTCGACACCGGGGTGCTGCTATCGGCGCAACCTGGCGAACTGTTCACGGTGCGCAACGTGGCCAATCTTGTACCGCCATATTTGCAAGGTTCCGGGCTGCACGGAACCGGCGCGGCCATCGAATATGCCGTGCGCGACCTCAAGGTCGATCACATCATCGTGTTGGGTCACGCGCAGTGTGGCGGTATCAAAGCCATGCTGGGTATGGCCGAAGGCCACTTGCCTGACCGCGATTTCGTCGGCGAGTGGGTGTCGATGGCCATGAACGCCACCGAGCTCTACCTGAATGCCGACAAACCCGAAGAGCGGCAGAAGGTATCGCTGGCGCTGCTTAAAGACAACCCCGGCCTGGCCGAGCGCGCCGCCGTGACCGGGTCACTGCACAACTTGCTGACTTATCCGTGGATCAAGGAACGTGTCGAGGCAGGCACACTGGCCTTGCATGGCTGGTGGTTCGATATTGAAACCGGTGATCTGTGGCGGACCGAGCCGGGCACCATGCAGTTGTTGCCCATTGACTGA